The segment ttaatacgttactatatttattttttatataaggtATACTATATTTGAATGAAGTAAGCTTATTTAAAATCATATGCGTATTTCTtttcaaatttttattataatttcttaaaaaggaatataaataattatttctcAATATTTGGTTTCTCCTAACATTTGGATTTCTTATATAATCTACATTAtttgtaattattttattttttaatacatttataaaattcgAAAAAATATTCCATTCATTTTTTCTACTTGTACATGGtgcattattttttaaaaaattatttaatatataataatatgaataatttgtatgtttaaataaattcaaataattactcaataatattttgtgATCTATTTTATgtgcattattattatataagcaCTTATTAATCAGTTTTATAAAAGTATCCATCttggtattattattattattattattattattaattggAAGAGAaggatttattaaaattgtattcttaatattataacatatattcataatactataacatatattttttaaattattaacaaaatgatgataatctAAACAATTCCTTTTTAAAGTATACGAATTTAATGACGTATTTATAATACATCTCCCTTTCATATTACctataaaatattcattcctcatgtttttcttctttcttataataaatggttcattttttattatggtATACTTTTTTTCACTCATTAAACATTTTCTAAGGGCTAATAATTGATGCCTATTCTTTTTTGCACTTTGCATTTTTATcagatttttataataaccaGCATTTCTTTGATACATACTTTTATatccattttttaaaatatattttgatcgAATCTCCTTATATGGTAaagttatatttttgtttcctttattttttaaattgaaAAAAGGAACAGTTGAATACAAATGAcgtttcatattttttgcacatgtataatttttgaaATTTTGTAAATTTCTCATATCTTCTTTAATTTTACTATGACATATTTGATCATCTAATGAATgacaatattttttatgtacatgatttttaaataaattgatattatttttatttctacaAAGCGTTTTCCGCTTCCTACCATAAATATTTGGATGGTAAGTATCATTTTGAtaaaatacattattatatttctcttTTGATAAATGAcaaaatttatgtatatcctttttcatatttaatacATTTGTTTTTGTTCTACAACAAAAAGGATCgttaatacatttatttgaaatataattattaaacaaATTTTGTTGCATTTTCTTATTAACTACATATGTAACATTTCTATATTGTTTCGTATGAGAaggataagaaaaaatattacgactcttcttcttattattattattattattattaataatattgttaacattattattatttgttgtgtttattttataatttgccATATTTTTTAACGGCTCAgcaatattatgaatatatctattattttttgtatgtaAAGCTGCCATAACATTATAACAGTTGGTTTTATACttacaaaaattatttataatacacTTATCGCAATTCGTTGATGAGCAAAAATTCCTCTTAAATGTTTGCATGTTTCTATGGTTATTCatatctttataatttttatcacaagtatttttatatgaactATTATTACCgcgatatatattattattattattattgataGTATTACAATTatcatatatcatattatatttcatatgaCCATTTGTTTgaaaatatgtttttaaaGTATCCAAAGGATACATAAAAACATGTTCCATTAAACCTGCTATACTACCACAAAAAATATGTTGCCATAAGGGCACATCACCTTTATACTCTTCCCATTCTTCCCATATAAAATCAAAGGATTCTATTTCAATATCATCAAACGCATCATTTACTGATAATTCGTTCATGTTGTATATCTCTATATAgctatattgtatatatatatatatatatatattatatatatatatttatatatttattatatatatatatttatttaattagtTTGATATTAGGTAAAATTCTGATGAATCATTTTTCccaaattttattttaatatacatatgtactTTTCTGTTTAATAACATAAACatgaatttttaaaatatataaatgaacactaacataatatatcatataattacatatatgttaatatgtctcaatatacaaatacaaattaaaaatgttaaaatatatacttatttgtataaatattataatatagaataacttacttttatattttactatatatatatatatatatatatatatttatttatttactttcaaaataatatataacataattagTATATATTCTAAATAATTCCTTTCTTTCCATTTATTTCCATCATCACGATGtattcttataaatatatgaaaatatttttaaaaataattacatatCTATCATTCAAATTGGTTACTTAttaaaaacacaaaaaaataaaaataagaaacatataaaaaaatataataaaataaaataaaatatatttttaataaattatgaataatatacaattaaAATCCAAAGTGAAAATAtacttaattttatataaatcaaaggcctcacatatatttaaaaaaaaaaaatgaaaaaataaaaaaaggaaaaagaaaaaagaaaaaagtaaaaaacatataataatatataatataatccatatattatttataaaatacatattctTGTATTTTATagttaaacaaaaatatattataaatatagaacatattttttattacattgtATATCTTCGTcagtaatatttatataatatatatatattaataacctTTAAATGTactaaataaaattatggactttgttatttcattttaaaaaaatttatacaaataaatatatagtatttataattacccttaattttataatatataaaatataatgacataataatatataatatattaattattatataaatatgtaatatatataattatatatattacaaaataaaccaatatatttattataaattaaaaaaatatataccacgtatagatattttaatatcatataatatatatataatattataatatatatatttattattataattttttttttttatatataccaatatttatatattatatataaatgtatatataattataagtttctataatattattataacatgtatattaagaatataagaaaaattagtatattataaattaaaaataacattataaaaaaatatataataatatacgtaGCATATTATAGCATAAAAAATgcatgaaattaaaaaagaaataatatatatattatatattgatatctACAATtgatatttttgttttatttaattatttaacattttatctttttattaaacaaaatgaaatagatccttcataattattttggtagaaataataatataccttaaaaataattttttagtatataaattataatttaaatattaattacatataaattatgtatatattatttatatatatatatatataaagaaatatgatATGTCAAGTTATattgtttaaatatttttatataccgtgttttatttttatattattactacatttatattaatatggttataattaaaaatattatattcaggctcacaatatgaaaaatatatatatatatatatatatatatatatgtatataatttaatactTTGAATTATAACGtaactttttataaataaaatgaaaaatataaaaaagaaatgaaaatgtaaaaaggtatttatattaatttacaaaagtaaaatttttaaagttACATAAAATTtggaaaaaaaacataaaattcatatttatataatattatatatcttgaaaaaaaaagaaaaagaaaaagtataaatttaaagatgctttataatttttaaagacACTTATTTATAAGTACACATAGGAAATAGGAACAAAGaactttttttcttaaacaaatatatgcaaacttaaaaaaaaaaaaaaaaaaaaaaaaaaaaaaaaaaaaaaaaatcatataaccacatatatatatatatatatatatatatgttgtaaatatttaaaaagtgtcctttattttttatgaagaaaaaaatataatatatatattgtacatatatttataagcatttttttttttatatattacgttaaatatataaaaataaaatatatgttttataaatgTCTTTAAAGTTATttctaaataaaattttatttgtcttatatttatattttatatattaaatgaatttccaaaaaacaaaaaaaaaaaaaaaaaaaaaaaaagtacacaaatagatttatatatatatatatatatattttttttttgttttttgacCCACCCCACAATTTCCTGCATCATTTTTGTATCAATCCTTGgaacataataatgatgtTCCCCTCAATTTCCATATAGAAGGATCTATATCAGATTTTAAATGTATacggaaaataaaatatttatcagtcctaacattatatttatatactggacaattataaaacatatgtttattattttcaataaatttgatttttttatctttatttgaTACAACAGTAATATGTATTACTGGCATATTTTCACATAATATTTTGGGTGAGCTTTCTTCTAATTTCCCTTCTTGCCAATTCCATTTGGAACCCTCAATAAATAATCCATGTATATTAAATCCATGTTCTGgaaattcttttattttttctacatcataattttttatgtctGTATATAATACTACTTCATCTAAAGAAAGTtgatcctttttatttaaccTTGTAATTTCTTGTTTCATACTTGTTAAAAACCCTTGAGGATTAAAAAAACCAGGTAACCAATAAGATTTCAATTtaccattatatatataattcataattTGTTCATATCTTAAATTAAGTATATTTAACCATTGATTCAAATTATTACATATCCAAGATATTTCAGTTTCACTTGCATCATATATCCATTTTTTAGGAACTGAttgtgaaaaaatatatttcgtATCATTTTGTAAATCAGCCGTCATAATTTTAGAACCATCAATAGCACtaataatatcatttaaATTGACTTTTACTAAATCtataactttttttattctttccaTTTCTTGTAAGAAAAAAACTTGAAGTGGTGAAAAATTATACTGAACGTTCTTTTCTCcttcattatcattttccCAATAAGCAATATCTGGAATATCTAATgataattcattttcttttaccAAACCTAagttcttatttttatta is part of the Plasmodium falciparum 3D7 genome assembly, chromosome: 9 genome and harbors:
- a CDS encoding mitochondrial carrier protein, putative gives rise to the protein MNELSVNDAFDDIEIESFDFIWEEWEEYKGDVPLWQHIFCGSIAGLMEHVFMYPLDTLKTYFQTNGHMKYNMIYDNCNTINNNNNNIYRGNNSSYKNTCDKNYKDMNNHRNMQTFKRNFCSSTNCDKCIINNFCKYKTNCYNVMAALHTKNNRYIHNIAEPLKNMANYKINTTNNNNVNNIINNNNNNNKKKSRNIFSYPSHTKQYRNVTYVVNKKMQQNLFNNYISNKCINDPFCCRTKTNVLNMKKDIHKFCHLSKEKYNNVFYQNDTYHPNIYGRKRKTLCRNKNNINLFKNHVHKKYCHSLDDQICHSKIKEDMRNLQNFKNYTCAKNMKRHLYSTVPFFNLKNKGNKNITLPYKEIRSKYILKNGYKSMYQRNAGYYKNLIKMQSAKKNRHQLLALRKCLMSEKKYTIIKNEPFIIRKKKNMRNEYFIGNMKGRCIINTSLNSYTLKRNCLDYHHFVNNLKNICYSIMNICYNIKNTILINPSLPINNNNNNNNNTKMDTFIKLINKCLYNNNAHKIDHKILLSNYLNLFKHTNYSYYYILNNFLKNNAPCTSRKNEWNIFSNFINVLKNKIITNNVDYIRNPNVRRNQILRNNYLYSFLRNYNKNLKRNTHMILNKLTSFKYSIPYIKNKYSNVLINNINTNNNTYSNRNVLNSIRYNNIYKNIMHPIFFPGYYNTIHFRYYNYFSRIIDDKDKGKNKNIINISTKRNNCSSIIRNNLSNLYKGVNVVVLGCIPAHALYFSTFEYSKKYFSRMTSNNSSLKMNNRNISTVSNDIKSEKSNFKLYDLNYFSIAVSGFLATLVHDLIITPIDTLKQRIQLGINKNSKDSLKLLKQNGIRSLYLSLPITLLMNIPYQIIMICTNEKMKKIYFEYICGLNTQNNKKNMENKVIDKVHDETRNQDNIGKDIKNDTYNMDKNGTFLRNQEMINKENRIYNSGALEKHVTSQEKEDKILQSVKQENVSSNNDIVNFYEGQSIYNNDAHNIIRDDINKMTHKNLENNIDNTINSNESDVNRIDNMTNDMNKECDIFSINKNNNSTVLYDQIMKRLEMNSSNKNFSLNFHDKIIRQESSPFEKENYNMNLKNIWIDNYKNDFFNKPFNHITSYFVCAGIGGGIAAVLTNPLDVIKTRIQTECFQTKGFNFFRIVSNIYYREGMRSFFKGSLARMALCIPASAVSWGTYETMKRFFKINFNTT